From one Streptococcus pneumoniae genomic stretch:
- a CDS encoding GNAT family N-acetyltransferase has product MIVEIEKKDIPLLREIEVQTYQETFGEFIKQEDMEHYFAHDLSLETLEKEWENPESAHYFVLHEGKPVGFLKVNWGEAQTEHELEDAFEIQRIYVLKSHQGYGLGKALFDFALEKAVEEGFTWAWLGVWEKNFKAQNFYFKYGFERFSEHKYVTGETVDIDWLLKKRINEEK; this is encoded by the coding sequence TTTACTTCGAGAAATTGAGGTGCAGACTTATCAAGAGACTTTTGGGGAATTTATCAAACAAGAAGATATGGAGCATTATTTTGCCCATGATTTGTCCCTTGAAACCTTGGAGAAAGAGTGGGAAAATCCTGAGTCGGCTCATTACTTTGTCCTTCATGAAGGAAAACCAGTTGGTTTTCTGAAAGTCAACTGGGGAGAGGCGCAAACTGAGCATGAGTTAGAAGATGCTTTTGAAATCCAGCGGATTTATGTTTTGAAATCGCACCAAGGCTATGGTCTTGGCAAAGCCTTGTTTGACTTTGCCCTTGAAAAAGCGGTAGAAGAAGGCTTCACTTGGGCATGGTTAGGTGTTTGGGAGAAGAATTTCAAGGCACAGAACTTTTATTTCAAGTATGGATTTGAACGCTTTAGCGAGCACAAATATGTGACGGGAGAAACGGTAGATATCGACTGGCTCTTGAAAAAGCGGATAAATGAAGAAAAATGA